In Zingiber officinale cultivar Zhangliang chromosome 8B, Zo_v1.1, whole genome shotgun sequence, a single genomic region encodes these proteins:
- the LOC122013887 gene encoding uncharacterized protein LOC122013887 encodes MVVREDESEADICADSDDLNSLDDSDEDEVKNYPLFDPKKDFENLELKLGLVFNSKKEAKFTIESHCIRQGRPVKFVKNDNIRLWAKCNDDNCCWMIHVAKMTNDNCWQVRNFDGCHSHCVRDFKNKCVNSTWLGKTFAKKFSTNPKLGHLEFREEISTILQSDFSRKTAYMAKRKALKLVQGSVEEQFQQIRKYCAELKRSDVGATIVLKLTEDDEGPRFQRLYVCFSACKQGFKNACRRIIGVDGCFLKVEHGGQLLSAVGLDPNNNIFPICYAMVERETKDSCTWFLRLLDEDIGIGNDPHTWAFMSDKQKGLIPALESLFPDVEHRFCVRHLESNMKRDGFKSVAIKIAFWAATKATRIEEFQVHMAELKDIDTKAYGWLVNKPESQWCKAYFSTTSKSDILLNNMCESFNSFILDAREKPIIEMFEIIRNLLMGRFQKNRERAEKWKGRICSKIRDVLEKIYVEAIRYSPMKSDEMHYQITRSDDRRDQHSTFLASTLYAPFGAKKMIQRHMSILITW; translated from the exons ATGGTTGTCCGTGAGGATGAAAGTGAAGCGGATATTTGTGCAGACAGTGATGATTTAAACAGTCTTGATGATTCTGATGAGGATGAAGTTAAAAATTATCCATTGTTTGATCCAAAGaaggattttgaaaatctagAGTTGAAGCTTGGTTTAGTTTTTAACTCAAAAAAAGAAGCAAAATTCACAATTGAAAGTCATTGCATTAGACAAGGAAGACCTGTGAAGTTTGTAAAAAATGATAATATCCGGCTTTGGGCTAAGTGTAATGATGATAATTGCTGTTGGATGATCCATGTTGCGAAGATGACTAATGATAACTGTTGGCAAGTAAGAAATTTTGATGGATGTCACAGTCATTGTGTTCGGGATTTTAAAAACAAGTGTGTCAACTCAACATGGTTGGGAAAAACTTTTGCTAAAAAATTCAGCACAAATCCTAAATTGGGACACTTGGAGTTTAGGGAAGAGATTTCTACCATCCTGCAATCAGATTTTTCGAGGAAGACTGCCTACATGGCTAAGAGAAAGGCGCTGAAATTGGTGCAAGGTTCTGTCGAGGAGCAATTTCAGCAAATAAGGAAGTATTGTGCTGAATTGAAAAGATCTGACGTTGGGGCTACTATAGTTTTGAAGTTGACGGAGGATGATGAAGGTCCAAGGTTTCAGAGATTATATGTTTGTTTTTCAGCGTGTAAGCAAGGATTTAAGAATGCTTGTCGGCGTATCATTGGTGTTGATGGATGCTTCTTAAAGGTAGAACATGGTGGGCAATTGTTATCGGCCGTGGGGCTAGATCcaaataataatatatttccaATATGTTATGCAATGGTTGAGCGTGAAACAAAAGATAGTTGCACATGGTTTCTTCGCCTCTTAGATGAAGACATTGGTATTGGCAATGATCCACATACCTGGGCATTTATGTCAGATAAGCAAAAAGGTTTGATTCCTGCACTTGAATCATTGTTTCCTGATGTTGAACATAGATTTTGTGTGAGACATTTAGAGAGCAATATGAAACGTGATGGATTCAAGAGTGTAGCGATTAAGATCGCCTTTTGGGCTGCGACAAAGGCAACAAGAATTGAAGAGTTTCAAGTGCACATGGCTGAGTTAAAAGACATTGATACAAAAGCATATGGATGGTTGGTGAACAAACCTGAAAGCCAGTGGTGTAAGGCATATTTCAGCACCACTTCTAAATCAGACATCTTGTTGAATAACATGTGCGAAAGTTTTAACAGCTTTATATTAGATGCTAGGGAGAAGCCAATAATTGAGATGTTTGAGATAATACGAAATCTTTTGATGGGCAGATTTcaaaaaaatagagagagggcTGAGAAATGGAAAGGTCGAATTTGTTCAAAGATCAGAGATGTGTTAGAAAAGATCTATGTGGAGGCTATTAGGTATTCCCCCATGAAATCAGATGAAATGCACTACCAGATAACAAGGTCAGATGATAGACGTGATCAACATTCG ACATTCCTTGCAAGCACGCTGTATGCGCCATTTGGTGCAAAAAAGATGATCCAGAGGCATATGTCCATCCTTATTACTTGGTAG
- the LOC122016947 gene encoding U-box domain-containing protein 34-like isoform X1 encodes MIATGGDSEAAIAVAVCGGLGGGRRSRRAVRWAADHLVPYARRVVLVHVIPAIASIPSPSGELVPVDLVGRDVVEMYVQDQKSKAQRVFFEFRRLCGTRNIDSIVLEGKDPASALLKYVSESGTRNLVLGCSSNWLRRILKGPDVPMTTLKYSSNICNIFVVSRSKLIIKFADRLVSDDPTCSSHIETISRKLLGRGGVGSHSYTWSDRKSFVSTYSETTQFSAVHGGEQSNRILSVPTHKKFGFLASIKRMHLAVFRTMKKSEPLPGVSKLKKELQDTIAKYHQVCDDLVDAKTKVHLLSTECSEDEKKLKVASDREEALKRIAAEERTEHLEAVKEVEEAKQFSSHMQEALERQKTVGLAGKVSFEKSEIIDAYFLNSNWCRRYSKDEIEYATDNFSEAKKIGEGSCGSVYKCTLDHTSVAVKVLLQNAHDKKEQFLREVEILSQLHHPHMLLLLGVCLENACLVYEYMENGSLEDQLFGHGKKPLPCIIRFRILYEVACGLAFLHGNKPEPIVHRDLKPANILLDRNYVSKIGDVGLARLLYDVAPDELTEYKETILAGTFFYMDPEYQRTGTIRPKSDIYAWGVIALQLLTGKHPNGLIVSVENAIKQGTFSNLLNPSITDWALTEAERLAKLALQCTQLRCRDRPDLDLEILPVLEDILNKGNTYSNLKRNSMDVPKHFFCPILQEVMANPYVAADGYTYEYRAIKSWLGKYDTSPVTELRFSHRSVIPNLSLRSAIQEWKLQVAFSPL; translated from the exons ATGATAGCGACCGGCGGAGATTCAGAGGCGGCGATAGCGGTGGCTGTGTGCGGCGGACTCGGTGGCGGCCGCCGTAGCCGCCGCGCTGTCCGCTGGGCTGCCGACCACCTCGTCCCCTACGCCCGCCGCGTCGTTCTGGTCCATGTCATCCCCGCCATCGCCTCCATCCCCTCTCCTT CGGGGGAACTTGTTCCGGTGGACCTCGTGGGGAGAGACGTGGTGGAGATGTACGTTCAGGATCAGAAATCGAAAGCCCAGCGAGTGTTCTTCGAGTTCAGAAGGCTTTGCGGCACTAGAAAT ATTGATTCTATTGTCTTGGAAGGAAAAGATCCTGCTTCTGCCCTACTGAAATATGTGTCGGAATCAGGAACTAGGAACCTGGTTTTGGGATGTTCGTCAAATTGGCTGAGAAG GATATTAAAAGGTCCGGATGTGCCAATGACAACCCTGAAATACTCGTCCAATATCTGCAACATTTTTGTTGTGTCACGAAGCAAGCTCATTATTAAATTTGCAGATCGATTAGTCTCGGATG ATCCTACATGTAGCTCCCATATAGAAACTATCAGCCGCAAGTTACTTGGTCGAGGAG GAGTTGGCTCACACTCTTATACTTGGAGCGACCGGAAGTCATTTGTCAGTACATATTCTGAAACTACTCAATTTAGTGCAGTACATGGAGGAGAACAAAGTAATAGAATACTATCAGTTCCAACCCACAAGAAATTCGGTTTTCTGGCATCTATTAAACGCATGCATTTGGCAGTCTTCCGAACAATGAAAAAG AGTGAACCTTTGCCTGGAGTATCAAAGTTAAAGAAAGAGTTACAAGACACTATCGCTAAGTATCATCAAGTTTGTGATGATTTGGTTGATGCGAAGACGAAG GTTCATTTACTTTCTACTGAATGCTCGGAAGATGAAAAGAAACTAAAGGTTGCATCAGACAGAGAGGAAGCTTTGAAAAGGATTGCTGCAGAAGAAAGAACTGAGCATTTGGAAGCAGTGAAAGAAGTTGAGGAAGCGAAGCAATTTAGTTCACATATGCAAGAGGCCCTAGAAAGACAAAAAACAGTAGGATTAGCTGGCAAAGTGTCGTTTGAGAAATCAGAAATAATAGATGCTTATTTTTTAAATAGCAATTGGTGCCGAAGATATTCAAAGGATGAAATAGAATATGCGACTGATAACTTCTCCGAAGCCAAGAAAATAGGAGAGGGAAGCTGTGGCAGTGTCTACAAGTGCACCCTTGATCATACCTCTGTAGCCGTCAAGGTTCTTCTTCAAAATGCACACGACAAGAAAGAGCAGTTTCTTAGAGAG GTAGAAATTCTTAGCCAACTACATCATCCTCACATGCTTTTGCTGCTTGGAGTCTGCCTTGAGAATGCTTGTCTTGTGTATGAATACATGGAAAATGGAAGCCTTGAAGATCAGCTTTTCGGTCATGGCAAGAAGCCACTTCCTTGTATTATTCGATTCCGGATTCTTTATGAAGTAGCTTGTGGCCTTGCTTTTCTACATGGTAACAAACCTGAGCCTATCGTTCACCGTGATCTTAAACCAGCGAACATTTTGTTGGATAGAAACTATGTGAGCAAGATTGGAGATGTCGGACTAGCTAGACTCCTCTATGATGTTGCGCCTGATGAACTCACTGAATACAAAGAAACTATTCTTGCTGGAACATTCTTTTACATGGATCCTGAATACCAAAGAACCGGCACAATCCGCCCTAAGTCTGATATCTATGCCTGGGGCGTGATTGCACTTCAATTGCTGACCGGGAAGCATCCAAATGGATTGATAGTCAGTGTGGAAAATGCTATCAAACAAGGAACCTTCTCTAATTTACTCAACCCGTCAATCACAGATTGGGCCCTTACCGAGGCGGAGAGATTAGCTAAACTTGCTTTGCAGTGCACACAATTAAGGTGCAGGGATCGACCTGATCTTGATCTTGAAATTTTACCAGTGCTTGAAGATATATTGAACAAAGGGAATACTTATTCCAATCTGAAACGAAACAGCATGGATGTGCCAAAGCATTTTTTCTGTCCCATACTACAG GAGGTGATGGCCAACCCCTATGTCGCGGCTGATGGTTATACATACGAATACAGGGCTATCAAATCATGGCTTGGGAAATATGATACATCTCCTGTGACCGAACTGAGGTTTTCACACAGGTCCGTAATCCCTAATCTCTCATTGCGTTCAGCCATACAAGAATGGAAGTTGCAGGTAGCTTTCTCGCCTCTTTGA
- the LOC122016947 gene encoding U-box domain-containing protein 34-like isoform X2, with product MTTLKYSSNICNIFVVSRSKLIIKFADRLVSDDPTCSSHIETISRKLLGRGGVGSHSYTWSDRKSFVSTYSETTQFSAVHGGEQSNRILSVPTHKKFGFLASIKRMHLAVFRTMKKSEPLPGVSKLKKELQDTIAKYHQVCDDLVDAKTKVHLLSTECSEDEKKLKVASDREEALKRIAAEERTEHLEAVKEVEEAKQFSSHMQEALERQKTVGLAGKVSFEKSEIIDAYFLNSNWCRRYSKDEIEYATDNFSEAKKIGEGSCGSVYKCTLDHTSVAVKVLLQNAHDKKEQFLREVEILSQLHHPHMLLLLGVCLENACLVYEYMENGSLEDQLFGHGKKPLPCIIRFRILYEVACGLAFLHGNKPEPIVHRDLKPANILLDRNYVSKIGDVGLARLLYDVAPDELTEYKETILAGTFFYMDPEYQRTGTIRPKSDIYAWGVIALQLLTGKHPNGLIVSVENAIKQGTFSNLLNPSITDWALTEAERLAKLALQCTQLRCRDRPDLDLEILPVLEDILNKGNTYSNLKRNSMDVPKHFFCPILQEVMANPYVAADGYTYEYRAIKSWLGKYDTSPVTELRFSHRSVIPNLSLRSAIQEWKLQVAFSPL from the exons ATGACAACCCTGAAATACTCGTCCAATATCTGCAACATTTTTGTTGTGTCACGAAGCAAGCTCATTATTAAATTTGCAGATCGATTAGTCTCGGATG ATCCTACATGTAGCTCCCATATAGAAACTATCAGCCGCAAGTTACTTGGTCGAGGAG GAGTTGGCTCACACTCTTATACTTGGAGCGACCGGAAGTCATTTGTCAGTACATATTCTGAAACTACTCAATTTAGTGCAGTACATGGAGGAGAACAAAGTAATAGAATACTATCAGTTCCAACCCACAAGAAATTCGGTTTTCTGGCATCTATTAAACGCATGCATTTGGCAGTCTTCCGAACAATGAAAAAG AGTGAACCTTTGCCTGGAGTATCAAAGTTAAAGAAAGAGTTACAAGACACTATCGCTAAGTATCATCAAGTTTGTGATGATTTGGTTGATGCGAAGACGAAG GTTCATTTACTTTCTACTGAATGCTCGGAAGATGAAAAGAAACTAAAGGTTGCATCAGACAGAGAGGAAGCTTTGAAAAGGATTGCTGCAGAAGAAAGAACTGAGCATTTGGAAGCAGTGAAAGAAGTTGAGGAAGCGAAGCAATTTAGTTCACATATGCAAGAGGCCCTAGAAAGACAAAAAACAGTAGGATTAGCTGGCAAAGTGTCGTTTGAGAAATCAGAAATAATAGATGCTTATTTTTTAAATAGCAATTGGTGCCGAAGATATTCAAAGGATGAAATAGAATATGCGACTGATAACTTCTCCGAAGCCAAGAAAATAGGAGAGGGAAGCTGTGGCAGTGTCTACAAGTGCACCCTTGATCATACCTCTGTAGCCGTCAAGGTTCTTCTTCAAAATGCACACGACAAGAAAGAGCAGTTTCTTAGAGAG GTAGAAATTCTTAGCCAACTACATCATCCTCACATGCTTTTGCTGCTTGGAGTCTGCCTTGAGAATGCTTGTCTTGTGTATGAATACATGGAAAATGGAAGCCTTGAAGATCAGCTTTTCGGTCATGGCAAGAAGCCACTTCCTTGTATTATTCGATTCCGGATTCTTTATGAAGTAGCTTGTGGCCTTGCTTTTCTACATGGTAACAAACCTGAGCCTATCGTTCACCGTGATCTTAAACCAGCGAACATTTTGTTGGATAGAAACTATGTGAGCAAGATTGGAGATGTCGGACTAGCTAGACTCCTCTATGATGTTGCGCCTGATGAACTCACTGAATACAAAGAAACTATTCTTGCTGGAACATTCTTTTACATGGATCCTGAATACCAAAGAACCGGCACAATCCGCCCTAAGTCTGATATCTATGCCTGGGGCGTGATTGCACTTCAATTGCTGACCGGGAAGCATCCAAATGGATTGATAGTCAGTGTGGAAAATGCTATCAAACAAGGAACCTTCTCTAATTTACTCAACCCGTCAATCACAGATTGGGCCCTTACCGAGGCGGAGAGATTAGCTAAACTTGCTTTGCAGTGCACACAATTAAGGTGCAGGGATCGACCTGATCTTGATCTTGAAATTTTACCAGTGCTTGAAGATATATTGAACAAAGGGAATACTTATTCCAATCTGAAACGAAACAGCATGGATGTGCCAAAGCATTTTTTCTGTCCCATACTACAG GAGGTGATGGCCAACCCCTATGTCGCGGCTGATGGTTATACATACGAATACAGGGCTATCAAATCATGGCTTGGGAAATATGATACATCTCCTGTGACCGAACTGAGGTTTTCACACAGGTCCGTAATCCCTAATCTCTCATTGCGTTCAGCCATACAAGAATGGAAGTTGCAGGTAGCTTTCTCGCCTCTTTGA